The genomic region GGCAACGGGCTCGGCCTCGCGCTGGTGAAGCGGATCGTCGAGCGCCACGCCGGCACGATCGCGTACGCTCCCCGGGACGGCGCGGGGGCCCGCTTCGTCGTCACCCTCCCCACCCGCTGACGCCATGCGCCACTACCTCGTCGTCGACGACAACCGGGACTTCGCCGAGAACCTCGCCGAGATCGTCCGCGACGCCGGGGACGAGGTCTCGGTGGCCGAGGGCGGCGCCGAGGCGCTCGTCCTCGCGCGCTCGCGCCGGTTCGACGCGCTGCTCACCGACATGCGCATGCCGTTCATGGGCGGGGCCGAGGTGGTGCACCACCTGCGGCGCGTCGATCCCGGGCTCCCGGCCATGGTGGTCACCGCCCACGCCGCCGACGACGACCTCGCCGCCGCCCGCCGCGAGGGGCTGCTGGCGGTGCTCCCGAAGCCGGTGCCGGTCGGGCGGCTCCTCGAGCTCCTCGCCGGCGCGCGCCGCGACGGCCTGGTGGCGGTGGTCGAGGACGACCCCCACCAGTCCGACAACCTGACCGAGGCGCTGCGCACCCGCGGCTTCGCCGCCGTGACCGCCGCGTCGGTGACCGAGACCGAGCGGCTCGGCCCGGTGCGCCCCTTCGCCGCGCTCTGCGACCTGCGGCTCCCCGGCGGACCCGACGGCGAGGCGATGCGCCGGCTCGTGGCCCGCTTCCCCGGGCTCCCGGTGATCGTGGTGAGCGGCGTCCCCGCCGATCCCCCGCTCGCCTGCGCCGGGCGCTTCGAAAAGCCGTTCGACACCGCCGCCCTGCTCGCCGCCCTGGAGCGGCTCCACGCCGCCCGCCCGCCCGCGCCATGACCCCCCAGACGCCCCGCCGCCCCCGCCTGCTGATCGTCGACGACAACGGCGACCTCGTGGACAACCTCCGGGAGATCCTGGAGGACGCCGGGTACCACGTCACCGGCGCCGCCAGCTGCGCGGCCGCGCTCGACGTCGCCGGCACCGAGGGCTTCGACGTCGCCCTCGTGGACCTGCGGCTGCCCGACGGCGACGGCACCGCCCTGGCGCCGCAGCTCAAGGAGGCGTCGCCGGACGGCGAGGTGGTGCTCCTCACCGGCTTCGCCACGCTCGAGTCGGCCATGGCCGCGGTCCGCGCCGGCGCCTGCGCCTACCTCGTGAAGCCCTGCGCCACCCAGGAGCTCCTCGTCACCGTGGAGCAGGCGATGCGGCAGGTGCGGCTGCACGCCGAGAAGCACGAGCTCGCCCGCCGCGCCCAGACGGCCGAGAAGCTGGCCGCCATCGGCACCATGACCGCCGGCCTCTCGCACGAGATCCGCAACCCGCTCAACGCCGCCGCCCTGCAGCTCACGGTGCTGGAGCGGCGCATCCACAAGCTGCCCGCGGAGGGGCAGCAGCCGGCGCTCCTCGAGCCGCTCTCGCTGGTGCGCGACGAGATCCGCAGGCTCGACCACATCCTCGAGGACTTCCTCCAGTTCGCCCGGCCGCGGGAGTTCGTGGCGCACACCGTGGACGTGGAGACGGTGCTGAAGAAGGTGCTGGACCTCGTGGAGGGGCAGGCGGAGCGGCGCGGGGTCCAGGTGATCCGCGACTTCCAGCCGGTGCCCCCGGTGCGCGGGGACGAGGAGCGGCTGCGCCAGGTGGTGATGAACCTCGCCCTCAACGCGGTCGAGGCCCTCCCGCCCGGCGGCTTCGTCCGGCTCACGAGCGTGCTCGAGGCGCCCGACGGCGCCGACGTCCTCATCCACGTGGACGACAACGGCCCGGGCATCCCGGCCGAGCTGCGCGAGCGGATCTTCGAGCCCTTCTTCACCACCAAGGCGGCCGGCTCCGGCCTCGGCCTGTCGATCGTGCACGCCATCGTGACCCAGCACGGCGGGACCATCTCCGCCGGCGAGTCGCCCGAGGGCGGCGCGCGGTTCACGCTGGCGCTGCCGCGGGCCGACTGACGCCAGGGCGACCCGCGGGAGGGCCGGCGCCGCCCTCCCCGCGCCCGGTCAGCCGGCCTGCTCCTCGCCCTCGTCCTCGCCGCCGCCGCGCCGCCCGCCCGAGCCGTACTCCTTCAGGCGGTACTGGATCTTGCGGACGCTGATGCCGAGGATCTCGGCCGCGCGGGAGGTGCTGCCGCCCACGATCTCGAGCGTGCGCAGGATGGCCTCGCGCTCGATGTCGTAGAGCGTGGCGCCCGGGATGAGGGCCCCGGCGCTGCGGTCGCTCGGCCGCGGCCCGCGCAGGGTGGGCGGGAGGTCGTCGGCGGTGAGCTGGCTGCTCTTGCAGAGGACCACGGCCCGCTCCACCACGTTCTCGAGCTCGCGGACGTTCCCGGGCCAGTCGTGGGAGAGCAGCGCGTTGAGCGTGCCCGGGGCGAGGTCGCGGATGTCCTTGCCGTAGGCCTTCGCGTACTTCTCCACGAAGTGGGTGACGAGGGCCGGGATGTCGCCCTTGCGCTGCCGGAGCGGCGGCAGCGTCACCGCCACCACGTTGAGCCGGTAGTAGAGGTCCTCGCGGAACTTGCCGGTCTTCACCTCGGCGGCGAGGTCGCGGTTGGTCGCCGCCACCACGCGCACGTCCACCTTGATGGTCTGCACGCCGCCGACCCGCTCGAACTCCTTCTGCTGCAGCACGCGCAGGAGCTTGATCTGGAGGGCCGGCGAGATGTCGCCGATCTCGTCGAGGAAGAGCGTGCCCCCGTCGGCGAGCTCGAACCGCCCCTCCTTGCGGCCGATGGCGCCGGTGAAGGAGCCCTTCTCGTGGCCGAAGAGCTCGCTCTCGAGCAGGGTCTCGGAGAGCGCGGCGCAGTTCACCTTGATGAACGGCTTGTCCTTGCGCTCCGACTCCTCGTGGAGCGCCTGGGCGATGAGCTCCTTGCCGGTGCCCGACTCGCCGAGGATGAGGACGGTGGCCCGCGTCGGCGCGGCCCGCTTCACCACCTCGTAGACCGCCTGCAGCTCCGGCGCGTCCCCGACGATGTTGTGGAACCGGTAGCGCTCGCGCACCCGCTCGCGCAGGCTGGCGGTGTCGCGCTTCAGGCGCAGCTTCTCGAGCGCCTTCTCGAGGACCACCAGCACCGCCTTGTCGTCGAGCGGCTTCACCAGGTAGTTCTCGGCGCCGGCCCGCATCGCCTCCACGGCGGTCTCGATGCTCGCGAAGGCGGTCATCATCACGAAGACCGCCTCCGAGCCGAGCTCGCGGGCGCGCTTGAGCAGGGTGATGCCGTCCATCCGCGGCATGCGGACGTCGGTCAGCACCGCCGCCGGCGCGAACTCGACGAGCTGCGCGAGCGCCTCCTCGCCGTCGGTCGCCTCCCGGATGTCGTAGCCCTCCTCGCGGAGGATGTCGGCGAGCCCCTTCCGAGCGTTGGGCTCGTCGTCCACGATCAGGATCCGCTCCTTGCCGGAGCTCCGATCCGGGAAGGTCCCTCCCACCAGGTCTGCCATGCGCTCCCCTTGTCGCACCTCCGCACGCAAAGGCTGCGGAAGCTACGCATAGAATGCACGGAGAGCGGGCAGCATTCCAGCAATACCGGCGCCCGGCCCCGTGTCGGGCGGCCGCGGGGTTGCCCCTCAGCCGGCGCGCGGGGGCGAGCCGGCGGCGGGGGTCGTCTCGAGGCGGCCGAGCCGGTCGTACGGGCGCCAGCGGAAGCGGGCTCCGAGCGAGTGGACCAGCGCCTCGCAGGCCTCCCGCGAGAGCCCCGG from Anaeromyxobacter paludicola harbors:
- a CDS encoding sensor histidine kinase; its protein translation is MTPQTPRRPRLLIVDDNGDLVDNLREILEDAGYHVTGAASCAAALDVAGTEGFDVALVDLRLPDGDGTALAPQLKEASPDGEVVLLTGFATLESAMAAVRAGACAYLVKPCATQELLVTVEQAMRQVRLHAEKHELARRAQTAEKLAAIGTMTAGLSHEIRNPLNAAALQLTVLERRIHKLPAEGQQPALLEPLSLVRDEIRRLDHILEDFLQFARPREFVAHTVDVETVLKKVLDLVEGQAERRGVQVIRDFQPVPPVRGDEERLRQVVMNLALNAVEALPPGGFVRLTSVLEAPDGADVLIHVDDNGPGIPAELRERIFEPFFTTKAAGSGLGLSIVHAIVTQHGGTISAGESPEGGARFTLALPRAD
- a CDS encoding sigma-54-dependent transcriptional regulator, whose amino-acid sequence is MADLVGGTFPDRSSGKERILIVDDEPNARKGLADILREEGYDIREATDGEEALAQLVEFAPAAVLTDVRMPRMDGITLLKRARELGSEAVFVMMTAFASIETAVEAMRAGAENYLVKPLDDKAVLVVLEKALEKLRLKRDTASLRERVRERYRFHNIVGDAPELQAVYEVVKRAAPTRATVLILGESGTGKELIAQALHEESERKDKPFIKVNCAALSETLLESELFGHEKGSFTGAIGRKEGRFELADGGTLFLDEIGDISPALQIKLLRVLQQKEFERVGGVQTIKVDVRVVAATNRDLAAEVKTGKFREDLYYRLNVVAVTLPPLRQRKGDIPALVTHFVEKYAKAYGKDIRDLAPGTLNALLSHDWPGNVRELENVVERAVVLCKSSQLTADDLPPTLRGPRPSDRSAGALIPGATLYDIEREAILRTLEIVGGSTSRAAEILGISVRKIQYRLKEYGSGGRRGGGEDEGEEQAG
- a CDS encoding response regulator, which produces MRHYLVVDDNRDFAENLAEIVRDAGDEVSVAEGGAEALVLARSRRFDALLTDMRMPFMGGAEVVHHLRRVDPGLPAMVVTAHAADDDLAAARREGLLAVLPKPVPVGRLLELLAGARRDGLVAVVEDDPHQSDNLTEALRTRGFAAVTAASVTETERLGPVRPFAALCDLRLPGGPDGEAMRRLVARFPGLPVIVVSGVPADPPLACAGRFEKPFDTAALLAALERLHAARPPAP